In Alkalibaculum bacchi, a genomic segment contains:
- a CDS encoding cold shock domain-containing protein, whose protein sequence is FITGEDGKDVFAHFSQINVDGFKTLEEGQNVTFDIVQGAKGPQAENIMVVR, encoded by the coding sequence TTTATTACAGGAGAAGACGGAAAAGATGTATTTGCACACTTTTCTCAAATCAATGTTGATGGATTCAAAACTTTAGAAGAAGGACAAAATGTAACCTTTGATATAGTTCAAGGTGCTAAAGGTCCTCAAGCTGAGAATATTATGGTCGTTCGTTAA